From one Actinopolyspora saharensis genomic stretch:
- a CDS encoding Maf family protein — protein MRFVLASASPARQSVLRAAGIEPVVRVSGVDEDAVRTSLTDSAPDELVTALATAKAEAVVEQVAAEFAEAVVVGCDSMLWTGGPDGHQLVGKPPTPEEAARRWSWMAGGTGELLTGHAVLRVSNGGVVARSSDHLSTTVRFGEPSEQELDSYIATGEPLRVAGGFTLDGLGGWFVTGVDGDPSSVIGISLPLTRSLLAQVGVGVVSMWDHAS, from the coding sequence GTGCGTTTCGTGCTCGCTTCCGCGTCCCCCGCCCGTCAGTCCGTGCTGCGCGCAGCCGGGATCGAACCGGTGGTCCGGGTTTCCGGGGTGGATGAGGACGCCGTGCGGACCTCGTTGACGGACTCGGCTCCGGACGAGCTGGTCACCGCGCTGGCCACGGCCAAGGCCGAGGCCGTCGTCGAGCAGGTGGCCGCCGAGTTCGCGGAGGCCGTGGTCGTCGGCTGCGACTCGATGCTGTGGACCGGCGGGCCCGACGGGCACCAGCTGGTCGGCAAGCCCCCCACCCCGGAGGAGGCCGCGCGCCGCTGGTCGTGGATGGCGGGCGGAACCGGGGAGCTGCTCACCGGGCACGCGGTGCTGCGGGTGAGCAACGGCGGCGTCGTCGCCCGCAGCAGTGATCACCTCTCCACGACCGTGCGCTTCGGCGAGCCCTCCGAGCAGGAGCTGGACAGCTACATCGCTACCGGCGAGCCGCTGCGGGTGGCCGGCGGGTTCACGTTGGACGGCCTCGGGGGCTGGTTCGTTACCGGAGTGGACGGCGATCCCTCCAGCGTGATCGGGATCAGCCTCCCGCTCACCCGCAGCCTGCTGGCCCAGGTTGGGGTCGGGGTGGTTTCGATGTGGGATCACGCGAGCTAG
- a CDS encoding M20 family metallopeptidase — MTALDSRGPNTHGGNSVIDTAGPAADPLEERAEDQEPPTGVTGEDEPGDPPRPGRNSSTGPESARQETMGDVRSGVTDLGEGRGPGWLDEWLAANSERVVAWRRQLHAEPELSRDEHRTTSWLAERLTELGLRPRILPVGTGLICDLVGESSSARTIALRADIDALPLTEATGAPFASNAQGVAHCCGHDAHTAVLLGTATALASAPRLPGRVRLIFQPAEEVMPGGALDVLAAGGLDGVDRIFGLHCDPRLPVGTVGTRIGALTSASDLLEVRLNSQGGHTSRPHLTGDLVYALGALITGLPALLSRRVDPRTGTVLAWGAVRSGEAANAIPQEGTLRGTLRTGDRDTWAELGPLVRELVQGLLDPLGVGFDLQHRRGVPPVVNDSESTRLMRAAVGEALGEQAQSGTPQSSGGEDFGWYLEHAPGSFARLGVAGPDTPSTDLHQPNFELDERALLVGVRTMVHTALAALRE; from the coding sequence GTGACCGCGTTGGATTCTCGTGGACCGAACACCCATGGTGGCAACTCCGTGATCGACACGGCCGGTCCGGCGGCCGACCCGCTCGAGGAACGGGCCGAGGACCAGGAGCCACCCACGGGCGTGACCGGGGAGGACGAGCCCGGTGATCCCCCGCGGCCGGGGAGGAACTCGTCCACCGGGCCGGAATCGGCTCGGCAGGAGACCATGGGCGATGTGCGCTCCGGGGTGACCGATCTCGGTGAGGGACGGGGGCCGGGCTGGCTGGACGAGTGGCTGGCGGCCAACTCCGAACGCGTCGTGGCCTGGCGCAGGCAGCTGCACGCCGAGCCCGAGCTCTCGCGCGACGAGCACCGCACGACCAGCTGGTTGGCCGAGCGGCTCACCGAGCTCGGGCTGCGACCGCGGATCCTGCCCGTGGGGACGGGGCTGATCTGCGACCTGGTCGGCGAGTCGTCCAGCGCCCGCACGATCGCGCTGCGGGCCGACATCGACGCGCTGCCGCTGACCGAGGCGACCGGGGCGCCGTTCGCCTCGAACGCGCAGGGGGTGGCGCACTGCTGCGGGCACGACGCCCACACCGCCGTGCTGCTGGGGACGGCCACGGCTCTGGCCTCGGCACCCCGGTTGCCCGGCCGGGTGCGGTTGATCTTCCAGCCAGCCGAGGAGGTCATGCCCGGCGGAGCTCTCGACGTGCTCGCGGCGGGAGGACTGGACGGTGTCGACCGGATCTTCGGCCTGCACTGCGACCCGCGGCTGCCCGTCGGCACGGTCGGCACCAGGATAGGTGCGCTGACCTCGGCCAGTGACCTGCTCGAGGTCCGGTTGAACTCCCAGGGCGGGCACACCTCCCGGCCGCACCTGACCGGGGATCTCGTGTACGCGCTCGGGGCGCTGATCACCGGGCTGCCCGCGCTGCTCTCCCGGCGCGTGGACCCGCGTACCGGGACGGTGCTGGCCTGGGGCGCCGTCCGATCGGGCGAGGCTGCCAACGCCATCCCCCAGGAGGGGACCCTGCGGGGGACGCTGCGCACCGGGGACCGGGACACCTGGGCCGAGCTGGGTCCGCTGGTTCGCGAACTGGTCCAGGGGCTGCTGGACCCGCTGGGGGTCGGGTTCGACCTGCAGCACCGCCGCGGTGTCCCTCCGGTGGTCAACGACTCCGAGAGCACGCGGCTGATGCGGGCCGCCGTGGGCGAGGCCCTCGGGGAGCAGGCTCAGAGCGGGACTCCGCAGTCCTCGGGCGGCGAGGACTTCGGCTGGTACCTGGAACACGCGCCGGGCTCGTTCGCGCGGCTCGGGGTGGCGGGTCCGGACACGCCGAGCACGGATCTGCACCAGCCGAACTTCGAGCTGGACGAGCGCGCGTTGCTCGTCGGGGTGCGCACCATGGTGCACACGGCGCTGGCCGCGCTGCGGGAGTAG
- a CDS encoding neutral zinc metallopeptidase, whose translation MLDDAGMEHGIPEISLGSRAGECATEYEEVRPTAFHCEGTIHMPRQWVLSDLGVNEESHLVLLAHEYGHHVQRLSGVLRASAERADESAESFPESLRGTRRKELQAECFAGMFVARAVEDGLLDRRRAVRLVETPGSAKMADTHGSPANQRRWRKAGFREGSTSACATWTAPNDAVR comes from the coding sequence GTGCTCGACGACGCGGGCATGGAGCACGGGATCCCCGAGATCAGTTTGGGCTCCCGGGCCGGCGAGTGCGCGACGGAGTATGAGGAGGTCCGGCCGACGGCCTTCCACTGCGAGGGCACCATCCACATGCCCCGGCAGTGGGTGCTGTCCGATCTCGGCGTGAACGAGGAATCCCACCTGGTGCTGCTGGCGCACGAGTACGGGCACCACGTGCAGCGCCTCTCCGGGGTTCTGCGGGCCTCCGCGGAGCGCGCCGACGAGTCGGCGGAGTCCTTTCCGGAATCCCTGCGGGGCACCCGCAGGAAGGAGTTGCAGGCCGAGTGCTTCGCCGGGATGTTCGTGGCCCGCGCCGTCGAGGACGGGCTGCTGGATCGCCGGAGGGCCGTGCGCCTCGTCGAGACCCCGGGAAGCGCGAAGATGGCCGACACCCACGGTTCTCCCGCGAATCAGCGCCGGTGGAGGAAGGCCGGGTTCCGGGAGGGGAGCACGAGCGCCTGCGCCACGTGGACGGCCCCGAACGACGCGGTCCGGTGA
- a CDS encoding thiol-disulfide oxidoreductase DCC family protein, protein MSESCVLVYDGDCGFCTRSVRLAERLPVRVRVVPWQEADLARLGASEQRARREVLFVERAGGRVHGGAAAVAALLRNCAGPWRFVGGFLAAPGVRSCAEAVYRAVARNRHRFPGETPACSLPPEQRPGGNTS, encoded by the coding sequence ATGAGCGAATCCTGCGTGCTCGTCTACGACGGTGACTGCGGGTTCTGCACCCGCAGCGTCCGCCTGGCCGAACGTCTGCCCGTCCGCGTGCGCGTGGTGCCCTGGCAGGAGGCGGACCTGGCCCGCCTCGGTGCTTCCGAGCAGCGGGCGCGGCGCGAGGTGCTGTTCGTGGAACGCGCGGGTGGCCGGGTGCACGGCGGGGCGGCAGCCGTGGCCGCGCTGCTGCGGAACTGCGCGGGTCCCTGGCGGTTCGTGGGCGGGTTTCTCGCGGCCCCCGGAGTGCGCTCCTGCGCGGAGGCGGTCTACCGCGCGGTCGCCCGGAACAGGCACCGGTTTCCCGGCGAGACCCCGGCGTGCAGCCTGCCTCCCGAGCAACGTCCCGGAGGGAACACCTCGTGA
- a CDS encoding M20 family metallopeptidase codes for MSTDSSRPRESSRESGGGDHRNVAGSAEPAGAESRPVRAQDWRAAVEHRREELIELSHDLHANPEISLREHRSAARLAELLAERGFTVERPVAGLATAFTAEYGSGEFVVGLCAEYDALPEVGHACGHNIIAAAAVGAALALAEQAAELGITVRVLGTPAEETGGGKITMLEAGLFDRVAAALMVHPGPAEACAPRSLAITDLRVCYTGRAAHAAAAPELGVNAADAVTVAQVAIGLRRQHLEPEQMVHGIVTSGGAAPNIVPERAVAEYNLRAADPAALERLEQGIRACFEAGATATGCSVEVVRLSPVYTELNPDEWLAETYRSAVTELGRAPLTRAAERRDVIGSTDMGNVSRWIPSAHPMIALECGEAVNHQAEFAAACITDSADRAVLDGAAALACTAAEAALDPEQRERLLSAVEERNPSEVRQTSNRLSDSGGVV; via the coding sequence ATGAGTACCGATTCCTCGCGACCCCGTGAATCCTCCCGTGAATCCGGTGGCGGCGACCACCGCAACGTCGCGGGATCCGCGGAACCGGCCGGGGCGGAGTCCCGTCCGGTCCGCGCGCAGGACTGGCGCGCCGCCGTGGAACACCGTCGGGAAGAACTGATCGAGCTCTCCCACGACCTCCACGCGAATCCGGAGATCAGCCTCCGGGAGCACCGCAGCGCTGCCCGGCTCGCCGAACTGCTCGCCGAACGCGGTTTCACGGTCGAGCGGCCGGTGGCCGGGCTGGCGACGGCCTTCACGGCCGAGTACGGCTCGGGGGAGTTCGTCGTGGGGCTGTGCGCCGAGTACGACGCGCTGCCCGAGGTCGGACACGCCTGCGGGCACAACATCATCGCCGCGGCGGCGGTCGGAGCGGCGCTGGCGCTGGCCGAGCAGGCCGCTGAACTGGGGATCACGGTGCGCGTGCTCGGTACTCCGGCGGAGGAGACGGGCGGTGGCAAGATCACCATGCTCGAGGCCGGGCTGTTCGATCGGGTGGCCGCCGCCCTGATGGTCCACCCCGGTCCGGCGGAGGCCTGCGCCCCGCGTTCGCTGGCGATCACGGATCTGCGGGTGTGCTACACCGGCCGTGCTGCTCACGCGGCGGCGGCCCCGGAGCTCGGCGTCAACGCGGCCGACGCCGTCACGGTGGCCCAGGTGGCCATCGGACTGCGGCGGCAGCACCTCGAGCCGGAGCAGATGGTGCACGGGATCGTGACCTCCGGGGGAGCGGCTCCGAACATCGTCCCGGAGCGGGCCGTGGCCGAGTACAACCTGCGGGCGGCGGATCCGGCTGCCCTCGAACGGCTGGAACAGGGGATCAGGGCCTGCTTCGAGGCGGGGGCCACCGCCACGGGGTGCTCCGTGGAAGTCGTCCGGCTCTCCCCGGTCTACACCGAGCTGAACCCCGACGAGTGGCTGGCGGAGACCTACCGCTCCGCGGTGACCGAGCTCGGTCGTGCTCCGCTGACGCGGGCCGCGGAGCGCCGTGACGTCATCGGAAGCACGGACATGGGCAACGTCAGCAGGTGGATCCCCTCCGCGCATCCGATGATCGCACTGGAGTGCGGGGAAGCGGTCAATCATCAGGCGGAGTTCGCGGCGGCCTGCATCACCGACTCGGCGGACCGGGCCGTGCTCGACGGAGCCGCCGCGCTGGCGTGCACCGCGGCCGAGGCCGCGCTCGACCCCGAGCAGCGCGAACGCCTGCTCTCCGCCGTCGAAGAACGAAATCCCTCCGAGGTTCGACAGACGTCGAACAGACTCTCCGATTCGGGAGGCGTGGTGTGA
- a CDS encoding gamma-glutamylcyclotransferase, translated as MPLYAAYGSNMDPAQMLERAPHSPVAGTGWLMDWRLTFGGEDLGWEGSLATVVEEPGSHVFTVLYDVSPDDETALDRWEGSELGLHKKLRLRIHTLDGPTIAWLYVLDAYEGGLPSARYLGLIADAAESAGAPEDYVAELRKKPCTNVGP; from the coding sequence GTGCCGCTATACGCCGCCTACGGATCCAACATGGACCCGGCTCAAATGCTCGAACGCGCCCCGCACTCGCCCGTCGCGGGGACCGGATGGTTGATGGACTGGCGGCTCACCTTCGGTGGTGAGGACCTGGGCTGGGAGGGCTCGCTCGCCACGGTCGTCGAGGAGCCCGGCTCGCACGTGTTCACCGTGCTCTACGACGTCAGCCCGGACGACGAGACGGCACTGGACCGCTGGGAGGGCTCGGAGCTCGGCCTGCACAAGAAGCTGCGGCTGCGCATCCACACCCTCGACGGCCCCACCATCGCCTGGTTGTACGTGCTGGACGCCTACGAGGGCGGTCTGCCCTCCGCGCGTTATCTCGGGCTGATCGCCGACGCCGCCGAATCCGCCGGAGCTCCCGAGGACTACGTGGCCGAACTGCGCAAAAAGCCCTGCACCAACGTGGGTCCCTGA
- a CDS encoding MIP/aquaporin family protein: MSEGAAPGRAHWRYRRGLGGELLAEVLGTFVLILLGCGSVAVALAALPESGRQTAEFGAANWLIIIWGWGFGVVFGVYTAGGVSGAHINPAVTLAFAVRRAFPLHKVVPYWFAQVVGAFLAAALVHAVYAPAIDAYNASEGITRAESLDTFSIFATFPAEYFGGGWWGPLLDQVVGTAILVGLICALLDKRNMAPGVNLAPFLIGMVVTVVGLTFGPNAGYAINPARDFGPRLWTYLAGWGDIALPGSYEWFSWYFWIPIVGPLIGGVLGALVYDLFIGQVLAVRDAPESGRVPE, encoded by the coding sequence ATGTCCGAAGGCGCGGCACCCGGACGTGCCCACTGGCGCTACCGCAGGGGACTGGGCGGAGAGCTCCTCGCGGAAGTGCTCGGGACCTTCGTGCTGATTCTGCTCGGATGCGGATCCGTGGCAGTCGCCCTGGCCGCGCTTCCCGAGTCCGGGCGGCAGACGGCGGAGTTCGGCGCGGCCAACTGGCTGATCATCATCTGGGGGTGGGGGTTCGGCGTCGTGTTCGGCGTCTACACGGCCGGAGGGGTCAGCGGCGCCCACATCAACCCCGCCGTGACCCTGGCCTTCGCGGTGCGCAGGGCCTTCCCCCTGCACAAGGTGGTGCCGTACTGGTTCGCCCAGGTGGTCGGGGCCTTCCTCGCGGCCGCGCTCGTCCACGCGGTCTACGCCCCCGCCATCGACGCCTACAACGCCTCGGAGGGGATCACCCGGGCGGAGTCGCTGGACACGTTCTCGATCTTCGCCACCTTCCCCGCCGAGTACTTCGGAGGGGGCTGGTGGGGGCCGCTGCTGGACCAGGTGGTCGGAACGGCGATTCTGGTGGGGCTGATCTGCGCCCTGCTCGACAAGCGCAACATGGCTCCCGGAGTGAACCTCGCGCCCTTCCTGATCGGGATGGTCGTCACCGTGGTCGGGCTGACCTTCGGCCCGAACGCGGGTTACGCGATCAACCCGGCGCGCGACTTCGGGCCCCGGCTGTGGACCTACCTTGCCGGCTGGGGGGACATCGCGCTGCCCGGAAGCTACGAGTGGTTCTCGTGGTACTTCTGGATCCCGATAGTGGGCCCGCTGATCGGGGGTGTGCTCGGCGCGCTCGTCTACGACCTGTTCATCGGCCAGGTGCTCGCGGTCCGGGACGCGCCGGAGTCCGGCCGGGTGCCCGAGTGA
- a CDS encoding aminodeoxychorismate synthase component I, giving the protein MRLFIRPVEGDAAATDVLRALDRRARRHGLASPAALTGDWFGGGAVLAPSVRVERRASEAAFEQLDDHPAVSADPAAPDGAVGGGWFGYLGYGLTDPADAERLPRRRLPATAWGWADHVLRLDSAGQWWFEALARQEPRELGAELAELVRSAAAEPPGSAPAAGPVDAPDAALHRKAVRRCVEEIAAGEIFQANVCSRFSLPFEGSPLELFAAGSSRFRPARAAYLSGDWGAVASLSPELFLARHGDVVHSSPIKGTTPRRGPQDDHNAQVLRESLKDIAENVMIVDMARNDLGRVADTGGVTTPRLLRVQPHPGVWHLVSEVRAELPVGTSNAELLAATFPPASVTGAPKARALEIIAELEAEPREVYCGAVGMSSPVAGTELNVAIRTVEHAAGRVAFGVGGGITADSEAESEWQECLTKAAPLLSLLGRAD; this is encoded by the coding sequence GTGCGACTGTTCATCCGGCCCGTCGAGGGGGACGCCGCTGCCACCGACGTGCTGCGCGCCCTCGACCGACGGGCACGCCGCCACGGGCTCGCCTCCCCCGCCGCGCTGACCGGGGACTGGTTCGGCGGCGGGGCCGTGCTGGCTCCGTCCGTGCGGGTCGAGCGCCGCGCCTCCGAGGCGGCTTTCGAACAGCTCGACGACCACCCAGCAGTGAGCGCGGACCCCGCAGCGCCGGACGGGGCCGTCGGCGGCGGCTGGTTCGGCTACCTGGGGTACGGCCTGACCGACCCGGCGGACGCGGAGCGCCTGCCACGTCGACGGCTGCCCGCCACCGCCTGGGGCTGGGCCGACCACGTGCTCCGCCTGGACTCCGCTGGGCAGTGGTGGTTCGAGGCCCTGGCCCGGCAGGAACCCCGCGAGCTCGGCGCGGAGCTGGCCGAGCTGGTGCGCAGCGCCGCCGCGGAGCCGCCCGGGTCCGCCCCGGCCGCCGGTCCGGTCGACGCTCCGGACGCGGCGCTGCACCGCAAGGCGGTGCGGCGCTGCGTGGAGGAGATAGCCGCGGGCGAGATCTTCCAGGCCAACGTGTGCAGCCGCTTCAGCCTCCCCTTCGAGGGCAGTCCACTGGAGCTGTTCGCCGCGGGAAGTTCCCGCTTCCGCCCCGCGCGGGCCGCCTACCTCTCCGGGGACTGGGGGGCCGTGGCCTCGCTGTCCCCCGAGTTGTTCCTGGCGCGCCACGGCGATGTGGTCCACAGCAGCCCCATCAAGGGGACCACCCCCCGGCGGGGACCGCAGGACGACCACAACGCGCAGGTGCTGCGCGAGTCGCTCAAGGACATCGCGGAGAACGTGATGATCGTCGACATGGCCCGCAACGACCTGGGGCGGGTGGCCGACACCGGCGGTGTGACCACCCCCCGGCTCCTGCGGGTGCAGCCCCACCCCGGGGTCTGGCACCTCGTCTCGGAGGTCCGCGCGGAGCTGCCCGTCGGCACCTCGAACGCCGAGCTGCTGGCGGCGACGTTCCCTCCCGCCTCGGTCACCGGAGCTCCGAAGGCGCGGGCGCTGGAGATCATCGCCGAGCTGGAGGCCGAGCCCCGCGAGGTCTACTGCGGAGCCGTGGGAATGTCCTCCCCCGTCGCCGGAACAGAGCTCAACGTGGCCATCCGCACCGTGGAGCACGCGGCGGGGCGGGTCGCCTTCGGGGTTGGCGGGGGCATCACGGCCGACTCCGAGGCGGAGTCCGAGTGGCAGGAGTGCCTGACCAAGGCCGCTCCGCTGCTGTCCCTGCTCGGGCGGGCGGACTGA
- a CDS encoding putative leader peptide, which translates to MRGFAGGVMGVVRVCLGRGPVLVAVSGRGGRSPPAEQGPAAVQLLSLEPAAVGAGPFPAGPRGRSCAACPSRELAPADGFAGRATRSEAVHMFLGFGTKIPAELLMLSAMTARSDRGTARYLTQRLHVDLRRQASCICRR; encoded by the coding sequence ATGCGCGGTTTCGCGGGCGGGGTCATGGGGGTCGTCCGGGTGTGCTTGGGGCGCGGTCCGGTGTTGGTTGCCGTGTCGGGGCGGGGTGGCCGCTCCCCTCCGGCTGAGCAGGGGCCGGCGGCGGTGCAGCTGCTTTCGCTCGAACCGGCCGCGGTCGGTGCTGGGCCGTTCCCGGCGGGGCCGCGCGGACGGAGCTGCGCCGCTTGCCCGTCGAGGGAGCTCGCCCCCGCGGACGGATTCGCGGGGAGAGCCACGAGAAGTGAAGCTGTTCACATGTTTCTCGGGTTCGGAACAAAGATCCCCGCGGAGCTGTTGATGCTCAGCGCGATGACAGCCCGAAGCGACCGGGGAACCGCCCGGTACCTCACGCAACGCCTGCACGTCGACCTGCGACGGCAGGCCAGCTGTATTTGTCGCCGGTGA
- a CDS encoding NAD(P)H-quinone dehydrogenase, whose product MTRIVIMGGGPAGYEAALVAAQNGADVTLVEAEGLGGACVLYDCVPSKTFIASGGARSSIRDVQELGIRVKEGSTEVDTGVVHGRVKGLALAQSADIRSRVHREGVRILGGRARFVDETPGLAQHRIRVDLSDGGQEELVADSVLISTGATPRILPGAQPDGERILTWRQLYDLPELPEHLAVVGSGVTGVEFASAYAEMGVKVTLVSSRDRVLPHEDADAAAVLEEVFSERGASVVKHARADRIDRTDSGVLIHLNDGRQIEASHALMTVGSVPNTSDIGLDRIGVEVDRGGYIPVDRVSRTSATGVYAAGDCTGVLLLASVAAMQGRIAMWHALGEGVTPIKLKTVAANVFTHPEIATVGISQQSIESGEVPARSVVLPLSGNPRAKMEGVRRGFLKVFCRPATGVVVGGVVVAPNASELILPLALSVQNQVTVEDLANTFSVYPALSGSLTEAGRQLMRHDDLD is encoded by the coding sequence GTGACCCGCATCGTAATCATGGGAGGCGGACCGGCTGGATACGAGGCCGCCCTCGTGGCAGCGCAGAACGGGGCGGACGTCACGCTGGTCGAGGCGGAGGGTCTGGGCGGGGCATGCGTGCTCTACGACTGCGTTCCGTCGAAGACCTTCATAGCCTCCGGCGGTGCGCGCTCCTCCATCCGCGACGTCCAGGAACTGGGAATCCGGGTCAAGGAGGGCTCCACCGAGGTGGACACGGGCGTGGTGCACGGCCGTGTCAAGGGGCTGGCCCTGGCGCAGTCGGCGGACATACGCTCCAGGGTCCACCGCGAGGGAGTTCGGATCCTGGGCGGGCGCGCCCGTTTCGTCGACGAGACCCCCGGGCTGGCCCAGCACCGCATCCGGGTGGATCTCAGCGACGGCGGTCAGGAGGAGCTGGTCGCCGATTCCGTGCTGATCTCCACCGGTGCCACTCCGCGCATCCTCCCCGGGGCTCAGCCGGACGGCGAACGCATCCTGACCTGGCGTCAGCTCTACGACCTGCCGGAGTTGCCCGAGCACCTCGCCGTGGTCGGCTCGGGAGTGACCGGTGTCGAGTTCGCCTCGGCCTACGCCGAGATGGGGGTCAAGGTCACCCTGGTCTCCAGCCGGGACCGGGTGCTGCCGCACGAGGACGCCGACGCGGCCGCCGTGCTGGAGGAGGTCTTCTCCGAACGCGGTGCCAGCGTGGTCAAGCACGCCAGGGCCGACCGGATCGACCGGACCGACTCGGGGGTGTTGATCCACCTGAACGACGGACGGCAGATCGAGGCCAGCCACGCCCTGATGACCGTGGGGTCCGTGCCGAACACCTCGGACATCGGGCTGGATCGCATCGGCGTGGAGGTCGACCGCGGCGGCTACATCCCGGTGGACCGGGTCTCGCGGACCAGCGCGACCGGGGTTTACGCCGCGGGGGACTGCACCGGTGTGCTGCTGCTGGCCTCGGTGGCCGCGATGCAGGGGCGGATCGCCATGTGGCACGCCCTGGGCGAGGGGGTCACCCCGATCAAGCTCAAGACGGTCGCGGCCAACGTGTTCACCCACCCGGAGATCGCCACGGTCGGCATCAGCCAGCAGTCCATCGAGTCCGGCGAGGTTCCGGCGCGGAGCGTCGTACTGCCCCTCTCCGGGAACCCGCGCGCGAAGATGGAGGGGGTCCGGCGGGGCTTCCTCAAGGTGTTCTGCCGTCCCGCGACCGGTGTCGTGGTCGGCGGCGTCGTGGTCGCGCCGAACGCGAGCGAGCTGATCCTGCCGCTGGCGCTGTCCGTGCAGAACCAGGTGACGGTGGAGGACCTGGCGAACACCTTCTCGGTGTACCCGGCCCTGTCCGGTTCGCTGACCGAAGCGGGCAGGCAGCTGATGCGGCACGACGACCTCGACTGA